In Octopus bimaculoides isolate UCB-OBI-ISO-001 chromosome 28, ASM119413v2, whole genome shotgun sequence, the following are encoded in one genomic region:
- the LOC128246989 gene encoding uncharacterized protein LOC128246989, translating to MIYNILPYIEDYDAAYSFLKEKKVLNSVAPQCSICQKEMTLIKQKEGKIFRCPKHKAIKESIKKFSFLENSKLRLQDFILLSYLWSQNIAVHPSSEMTGLSKSTVVQWYQYMRDITSNYLVRNPYQIGGLGHIVEIDEPKMCKQKCNRGRTSQERWVFGGWDRKDKKGFLVFVPDHSSETLLPLFRRYIKPGTIIYSNCWSAYNGISEIDVTPKYTHFKVNQTENFVDPNVHTDSVKCYWKNAKRHFKHMMGEQTDMIESYLDEFLWREQYGKTGNECFENIFKHLSEWFAFK from the coding sequence atgatttacaaTATATTACCATATATTGAAGATTACGATGCGGCATATTCATTTCTGAAGGAGAAGAAAGTTCTAAACAGTGTTGCTCCCCAATGTTCAATTTGCCAGAAGGAAATGACATTGATAAAGCAGAAGGAAGGGAAGATATTTCGTTGTCCCAAACATAAAGCTATAAAAGAGTCCATTAAGAAGTTTTCGTTTCTGGAAAATTCGAAATTGCGACTACAGGACTTTATTCTTCTCAGTTATCTCTGGTCCCAAAATATAGCCGTACATCCATCGTCCGAGATGACCGGTCTTTCAAAATCTACTGTTGTTCAATGGTATCAGTACATGAGGGACATTACAAGCAATTATCTTGTGCGTAACCCCTACCAAATTGGTGGACTTGGGCACATCGTTGAAATAGACGAACCTAAGATGTGCAAGCAAAAGTGCAATAGAGGGAGAACGTCACAGGAGAGGTGGGTTTTTGGAGGATGGgacagaaaagacaaaaaagggTTTTTAGTCTTTGTACCTGACCATTCTTCTGAAACTCTTCTACCACTTTTTAGAAGATATATCAAACCAGGGACGATTATATATTCGAATTGTTGGAGTGCGTACAACGGGATTAGTGAAATAGATGTGACACCAAAATACACTCATTTCAAAGTGAACCAAACCGAAAACTTTGTCGATCCTAATGTTCATACCGATTCGGTGAAATGCTATTGGAAAAACGCAAAACGACATTTTAAGCatatgatgggggaacaaacagacatgATTGAATCATATTTGGACGAATTTCTTTGGCGGGAACAATATGgcaaaactggaaatgaatgttttgaaaacattttcaaacatCTTTCAGAATGGTTCGCATTcaagtaa